From Alloacidobacterium dinghuense:
AGGCCGTGGCCGAACGTCCGTCAAAGGCATACAACCCGCTCTTCCTGTACGGTGGCGTGGGCATGGGCAAGACGCACCTGATGCATGCAATTGGTCATGAAGTGAAACGTCGCGAGCCACAGACATCCATCTGCTATGTCTCGAGTGAAAAGTTCACCAACGAGATGATCAACTCGCTCCGCTACGACAAGATGACCAGCTTCCGCGACAAGTTCCGGACAGTCGACCTGTTGCTTATCGACGATATCCAGTTCCTCGCGCAGAAGGAACGCACGCAGGAAGAGTTCTTCCATACCTTCAATGCGCTGCACGAGAACATGAAGCAGATTGTTATCGCTTCCGATCGTCCTCCCAAGGAACTGGCCGAAATTGAAGACCGCCTGCGCTCCCGCTTCGAGTGGGGACTGATTGCCGACATCCAGCCGCCGGATCTAGAAACAAAGGTCGCCATCCTGCAGAAGAAGGCAGAAAACGACCATATGGTTCTGCCTGTTGATGTGGCACTTTTCGTTGCATCCAATGTCAGAACGAATGTCCGTGAGCTCGAGGGAGCGCTTACACGGCTCTTTGCATGGTGCAGCATGAGCGGAGTCGAAATTACTTTGCCGGCGGCCCAACAATGCCTCAAGCAGTTTATCGATACACAGGTACGCAAGATTACGATTGAGGCAATTCAGCGTGCTGTGGCTGAGCAATTTGGCATGCGTGTAACGGAGTTGAAGCAAAAGAACAATTCGCGTGCTGTCGTCGTACCTCGTCAGATTGCGATGTTCCTGGCAAAAACGATGACAGAGGCTTCTTTACCGGAGATCGGTCGTCAATTTGGTGGTAAACACCACACGACCGTGATGCACTCCATTGCGAAAATTGAAGAACAACGGCGTTCAGACAAAGACCTGAATCGCATGATCAATAAACTTCAGGAAACATTAAATAGCTGATTAAATTAGGCTTAGTGTAACAATTTATTATTGCTTGAAAACTCCTTCTCCTTGCGCTAACGTACCTGCGCTTTACACAGATGCAGGTTCAGACGGCGGTAAGGTCATCTACGCGTTCAGAGGAAAGGAGATTTTCATGCTTTCTATTCTCTGGTGGATCATTGTCGGTCTGATCGCTGGCTGGATCACTGGCAAGTTGATGAAGGGAAGCGGCTATGGTCCGGTGATGGACATTATTGTCGGCATCGTAGGCGCGATCATTGGTGGCTTTATCATGCGCGCTCTTGGATTTACGGGCCGGGGCGGAATGATTTACACCATCGTCATCGCGGTGCTGGGTGCGGTGATTTTGACGTTTCTGATAAGACTCATCTCCAGCAAAAAAGCTTGATACAGCATAAGAACGCATCGAAGACAACTCCTGATCCTCCGTCTCGACGCGCTCTGTGCAGGACCTGAACTAATGTTCCTTGAAGAAACCAATCGAGCGCCTTCACTTTGACTGTTTCGCGATGATCATCCCAGCAGTCTTCTGGTAGGTCGCTTGCGGGATGATCTTCTTCTGCACTAATTCATTTTTTCTCGCGTAGGGCCGCCCAGCGACGATTTTCTGCGCATTTAAGGATGTCGCTTGCTATCCTCTCCGGTAATGGGTTTGCGTCACTTCTTCCTCCTGTGTTTTGCTGCTCTACTCGCCTTGCCTGCCTCTGCCCGTCACCAGGACACGGGGTTTCTCAACCGTACCCTCAGCCTGCAAGGCACGACGCGTAAATACCAGGTCTATCTTCCGGAAACATGGAATGAGCACCAGCGTTGGCCAGTCATTCTCTTCCTGCACGGCTCTGGTGAGCGTGGAGTGGATGGGATAGATCAAACGCAGATCGGACTGCCTTCAGCCATCCGCTCTCATCCAGAGCGATGGCCATTTGTGGTTGTTATGCCGCAGGTACCTTTCCAGCACCATCACTGGACCGATCCAGACATGATGCAGATGGCCATGGCGGCACTCCGCGCCAGCGTGAAGGAGTTTCACGGAGACCCGGAGCGACTCTATGTGACTGGACTTTCTTTGGGCGGATATGGAACCTGGGAAATCGCCAAGAACTGGCCTCATACCTTTGCGGCCGTCGTCCCGATCTGTGGTGGAGTTTTCTGGTCCTACGCTCCTGAGCGCTGGCATAACACCGATCTGCCGCAGGAATACGCGCGCGCGGTAGGTAGGACACCGGTGTGGATTTTCCATGGAGCCGAAGATCCTGTCGTTATACCAAAACAAGCTGCGCTCATGTACGAAGCGCTCAAATCGGACAATGGTGAGGTGCGCTTCTGGGAGTATGCTGGCGTTCGCCATAACGCTTGGGACAAGGCCTATGCCAACCCAGACCTGCCTCGGTGGCTGCTCTCACACACTCTAAGCCAGATTCCTACGCTCCAACCTGCAGCCGAATACTTTCTTGTTCCGGTGCATCCGGTGCCTGCCAAGGTTAACCCTTCCATCTATGATGCCTACGTCGGCCAATACGAGGATCAGGGGATTATCCAGACCACAGTCTACCGACAGGGCGATTCTCTTTACGCCAGGAGTCGCGTAGGTGAAAGTAACGAACTTTTGCCCGAGAATCCGACCACCTTCTTTTACATTTCCGGAAGTCCAACGCGGCTCATCTTCCAGAAGGATGCCTCTGGCCAGGTCCGCGGACTCATTTACCACGACGACCGGCACGAGGAATTCTGGCCGCTGGTTACCCCGCGACGCTCAACTTCCGCGCAGCGCTAGCCAACTGCCAAACCGATTTCCATTCCCAAGCCGAGAACAGCGGCATCGCTGTGGATTCTTCGGGTAAGAAGCATCTAGTGGATTTCCCACTATCGCCAGAGGTGCTCTATTCCTGCCTGAAAACGTGCTTTCCACCCTAGCATTGAGTTTTTCCACACGAGCTTTTGATGTGGACCTGTGCACGATGCGGAGAACGCGGTGCGTTTGGGAAGCTTTTGGGCGCATCTTCCAAAGTTTTCGTTTTTAAGAGCCCTACTTTTCTAAAACGTGTACGGCTCGGAAGGAGCGCTGATAGAGATTTTGGGCGAGCTTTCCACTTTTCCGCATTGATCTGCTACGGCTACTATCTATTCTTTAATACTTCATATAGAAGCAGAATTCGTCGCGCCAGTCCGCTCCACTTCGCGCTCTTCCCCGGCTTGCCTGTTACCCTTTGCAAAATTTCCCACTCACCTGCCACGTTTTCCGCAAGCACAAGGTGAGGTTTTCTCACTAGAATGAATTCCATCGGGCTTCGCGCTTCTTTCTTTTGCGCGCGGTGGTGTAAAGTGTGGCAAATCCCTAAAGGGGGCAGAGTATGCCTGGCGTAGGCGTAGAGCAGGAAAAACAAACGGCGCAAAGCGCCATGGAAATCAGCGTGAGCCGGCAGGAATTGCTGCGCGAGCTAACGGCTACCCAGAGCGTGGTTGAACGCAAAACGACGATTCCCATTCTTTCGAACTTTTTGATTGAAGCTGCGGATGACAAGCTGATTATTACCGGTACGGATCTAGACCAGAGCATGAAGACTTCATGCCCGGCGAAGGTCAAGAAGCCCGGTGCGTGCACAATTCCGGCTCGCAAGCTCTATGACTACATCAAGTTGCTCGGTGATGGAGACATTTCCATTAAGCTGCTCGAAAACCACTGGGTTCAGATCCGCGCCGGGCGTTCGAATACGAAGATGGTTGGAATGGCGCGCGCCAACTTTCCCCAAGTGCCGGAGTTTCCGGAAAGCAGCGTCACGAAGATACCCACCTCCTCGTTAAAGAATCTGATCTCGAAGACGATATTCGCCATATCGAACGAGGAATCACGGTACACGTTGAACGGTGCCCTTCTGGTTTTCAAGGCCGAAAGCCTGACAATGGTGGCCACCGACGGTCACCGTCTCGCGCACATTGAAAAGTCGGGCGAGAGTCTTTCGAATATCAGTGGAGAGAAGAAGACGCTGATTCCACGTAAGGCGCTGGCTGAACTTCAGTCGTTGCTGGCCAACAGCGACGAAGAGTATCTCGAGTTTGCTGATGATGATCAAACGCTCTTCTTCCGCATCGGCCACCGCACGCTGACCAGTCGTAAGTTGACAGGCCAGTTCCCGAATTATGAGGCTGTGATGCCTCGCGACAACAACAAGTTCGTCGTCGTACGGAGCGAAGATTTAAACGCCTCGATTCAGCGTGTGGCGCAATTTGCCGATGAGCGCTCGGGGGCAATCAAGATTCGTATCGAGCAAAATGAGCTCAAGATTTCGTCTTCATCGACGGATTCAGGCGAATCGGAAGACGTGATTGAGACTCCTTACAATTTCGACGCGATCGTAGTCGGATTCAATTCCGCCTATCTCTTGGACTTTCTAAAGGCGAC
This genomic window contains:
- the dnaA gene encoding chromosomal replication initiator protein DnaA — protein: MSFVPATPTSLNPWVRILGALEKKINRQSFDTWLKPTRFSHISGKKLFVRIPTPEFQHVGDRYGDLIQEAIDNLQVEFDEVVFITPEEDPTLVRVREDGGFAPVPTHSPTAPPNGFRDGARGVARTAGAPQQGRFDWSSAAQLNPRYTFDAFVIGAGNQFARAAAEAVAERPSKAYNPLFLYGGVGMGKTHLMHAIGHEVKRREPQTSICYVSSEKFTNEMINSLRYDKMTSFRDKFRTVDLLLIDDIQFLAQKERTQEEFFHTFNALHENMKQIVIASDRPPKELAEIEDRLRSRFEWGLIADIQPPDLETKVAILQKKAENDHMVLPVDVALFVASNVRTNVRELEGALTRLFAWCSMSGVEITLPAAQQCLKQFIDTQVRKITIEAIQRAVAEQFGMRVTELKQKNNSRAVVVPRQIAMFLAKTMTEASLPEIGRQFGGKHHTTVMHSIAKIEEQRRSDKDLNRMINKLQETLNS
- a CDS encoding GlsB/YeaQ/YmgE family stress response membrane protein codes for the protein MLSILWWIIVGLIAGWITGKLMKGSGYGPVMDIIVGIVGAIIGGFIMRALGFTGRGGMIYTIVIAVLGAVILTFLIRLISSKKA
- a CDS encoding prolyl oligopeptidase family serine peptidase yields the protein MLSSPVMGLRHFFLLCFAALLALPASARHQDTGFLNRTLSLQGTTRKYQVYLPETWNEHQRWPVILFLHGSGERGVDGIDQTQIGLPSAIRSHPERWPFVVVMPQVPFQHHHWTDPDMMQMAMAALRASVKEFHGDPERLYVTGLSLGGYGTWEIAKNWPHTFAAVVPICGGVFWSYAPERWHNTDLPQEYARAVGRTPVWIFHGAEDPVVIPKQAALMYEALKSDNGEVRFWEYAGVRHNAWDKAYANPDLPRWLLSHTLSQIPTLQPAAEYFLVPVHPVPAKVNPSIYDAYVGQYEDQGIIQTTVYRQGDSLYARSRVGESNELLPENPTTFFYISGSPTRLIFQKDASGQVRGLIYHDDRHEEFWPLVTPRRSTSAQR
- the dnaN gene encoding DNA polymerase III subunit beta; translation: MPGVGVEQEKQTAQSAMEISVSRQELLRELTATQSVVERKTTIPILSNFLIEAADDKLIITGTDLDQSMKTSCPAKVKKPGACTIPARKLYDYIKLLGDGDISIKLLENHWVQIRAGRSNTKMVGMARANFPQVPEFPESSVTKIPTSSLKNLISKTIFAISNEESRYTLNGALLVFKAESLTMVATDGHRLAHIEKSGESLSNISGEKKTLIPRKALAELQSLLANSDEEYLEFADDDQTLFFRIGHRTLTSRKLTGQFPNYEAVMPRDNNKFVVVRSEDLNASIQRVAQFADERSGAIKIRIEQNELKISSSSTDSGESEDVIETPYNFDAIVVGFNSAYLLDFLKATGNAGEVRLEFKDAQSAGQMRPEDGADDYKYRYIIMPMRI